From a single Bacillus pseudomycoides DSM 12442 genomic region:
- a CDS encoding YkvA family protein has product MEKQKLWKKLNEGATKLGKSGVYESIILYYTLKKNGLPTKAKIIILAALSYYVWSIDFIPDLAAIIGIGLLDDVIAIAWAHRYIMVHTNAEIREKGKVKMESLFGATHT; this is encoded by the coding sequence ATGGAGAAACAGAAATTATGGAAAAAATTAAATGAAGGTGCAACGAAATTAGGAAAATCCGGTGTGTATGAGAGCATTATTTTATATTACACTTTAAAAAAGAACGGACTGCCTACTAAAGCCAAAATAATTATATTAGCTGCGCTTTCCTATTATGTATGGTCAATCGATTTCATCCCAGATTTAGCAGCTATTATTGGAATCGGCCTGTTAGATGATGTTATCGCAATTGCTTGGGCACATAGATATATCATGGTACATACAAATGCAGAAATTCGAGAAAAAGGAAAAGTAAAGATGGAATCCTTATTTGGAGCAACACATACATAA
- the plsY gene encoding glycerol-3-phosphate 1-O-acyltransferase PlsY yields MIHINQFLYVIGAYMVGNILTAYMIIKWKYGIDIRDVGSGNPGARNMGRLYGKVYFIATFLGDVLKGAIVVYVARILFGESIFLLISLLAVVVGHIYPIFFKYKGGKGISTFIGGLIVFNYLIALTLVLIFILFYLIFKSFTKAGLITIACLPLCMIAYSYSMVAIVLSVCIIILILYAHRK; encoded by the coding sequence ATGATTCATATCAACCAGTTTCTGTATGTAATAGGTGCTTATATGGTTGGGAACATATTAACAGCATATATGATTATAAAATGGAAATACGGGATAGATATTCGAGATGTTGGTAGTGGAAATCCTGGTGCGAGGAATATGGGGCGTTTATACGGAAAAGTATATTTTATTGCTACATTTCTAGGAGATGTCCTTAAAGGAGCAATTGTTGTTTATGTAGCAAGAATCTTATTTGGGGAGTCTATATTTCTATTAATCTCGCTACTAGCAGTTGTTGTAGGTCATATATATCCAATTTTCTTTAAATATAAAGGCGGAAAGGGAATTTCGACATTTATTGGCGGACTGATTGTGTTCAATTATTTGATAGCGCTCACTCTGGTACTTATATTTATTTTGTTTTATTTAATTTTTAAGAGTTTTACAAAGGCTGGTTTAATTACAATCGCTTGTTTACCACTTTGTATGATTGCATACTCTTATTCTATGGTAGCGATTGTATTAAGTGTTTGCATTATTATATTGATTTTGTACGCACATAGAAAATAA